In Microcella indica, the genomic window CCGAACGACGCTGCCGAGGAGCATCTCGACGAGGTCGGCCTCTGGCTCGACACGATCGCAGCTGGCCTCGGTGACATCAGCTCGATCCATGTCCGCCACGTGCTCGGCGACCACAGGACGATGACGTTTGGCTCCTGGGACGTTGAGTGGATTGAGCCACAGCGAGTTCAGGAGGCCACCCAGGTTCGTGTCCTCATCGCGAAGGACGCGATCTCGACTGGCTGGGACTGCCCGCGGGCCGAAGTTCTGCTGTCGTTCCGGCCGGCGAGGGACCACACACACATCGCGCAGCTCCTCGGCCGGATGGTCCGCACCCCGCTCGCACGCCGCATCCCCGGTGACGAACGACTCAATTCCGTCGACTGCATCCTGCCGCATTTCGACCGCACCACCGCGGGCAATGTTGCGAAGTTCCTGACAGGCCTCATCGACGAGATGCCCGGAGGGCCAACGATTGAGGTGTTGCTCGATGGGCGCGAGCTCGCGCCGAATCCGCACGTGCCCGCCGCGGTTTGGGAGCGCCTCGACGCTCTGCCGTCGTACGTCGTACCGCAGCGCGGCGCACGGCCTGTCAAGCAGTTGGTGAGCCTCGCGCAGGCGCTCGCTGCCGATGGGCTGAAGGGCGGCGCGATCAAGTCGGTGGAGAAGCAGATGCATATCACCCTTGATGGCTTCGCCGAGCGCTACGACGGACAGCTGCGAAATGCCGAGGTTGAAGTGCGCACCGTCCGAGGAATGTCGATCGCCGGACGATTCGGCGGCGACAAGCTCACTTACGCCGACTTCACGATTCGGGCAGACGAGCGGGCGATCCGCGTCGCATTTGAGGATGCAAAGCGTGCCTTCGGTGCGGACATTGCACAGTCGTACGTTGACCACCTCGCTGGCGAAGATGACCCGGACGCGGACGACGATGGCCTTCGCGGCGCCTACGTGAGGGCCGCGGCACTAGCGACTATCGCGATCGTGCGCGAGAAAGTGGACGTCGCAGCGAAGGACCTCGTCGACGAGTGGTTCGCCGACCATCGCGTGGCACTTCTTGGCCTCTCCGACGAGAGACGAGAGGTGTACGACGAAATTCGCGCACAGGCTGTCGAACCGCAGTTGCAGCCTCTCCACCGGCCACGAAACCGTATGGCCGACTTCAAGGAGCTCGATGGCGACCAGATACGTGACGCGGATACGATAGACAAGCATCTGATGTCGGACGAGGCTGGCTGGTACCCGATCACGAAGCTGAACGACTGGGAGAAGGCGGTCATCCAGAAGGAGGTTGCCCGCCTCGATTGCGTCGGCTGGTACCGAAACCCTTCTGTCTCCTCCGCCGATTCCCTCGGCGTCACATACCGCGACGGGGTCGGCAACTGGCGTGCCATGCATCCAGACTTCATGCTCTTCAACGACGTAAATGGTCAGATCAAGCCGTCCATCGTTGACCCTCACAGCACCCACCTCGATGACGCGTTAGTGAAGCTGAGAGGCCTCGCGGGATACGCGCAGACGCACGCCAACGACTTTCATCGGATCGACTCAATCGCAAACGGGACAGGTGGCGAACTCCGCGTCCTCGACCTGAAGGACGAGGCAGTCCGAGACTCGGTCATGCACTCGAAGCTCTCCGCCGCCGAAATCTTCGCCGCCCAAGGGAGGAAGTACGCGTGACCATGCCAGCTTCGATTGGATTCACGACTGCCCAGGCGGACGCAATATCTGAGGTGTCGAACCCCCTGCAGCTCATCGCCTGCGCCGGATCTGGGAAGACCGAGGTGCTCGCCCAACGGATCGCGAACATCCTCCAGCAGCCGGGCGTTCAGCCAAGGAACGTCATCGCCTTCACGTTCACCGAAAAAGCCGCGGCAGAGTTGAAGGAGCGCATTCACCGCACGGTTAACGCGGCGATTCCGGACATAGTCGGCATGGCCGAAATGTACGTCGGCACCATGCACGGCTATTGCCTCGACATGCTCCAGACGTACATACCAGAGACATTCAAGTACGGAGTGCTCACCGACATTACGCAGCAGCTGCTCATCGATCGGATGAGTGTGAAGTCTGGGCTCACCACCTGCACAAAGGCCGTCGGCGGTACCGTCTCCACATTGTCCCGATTCAAGGACACCCGCTACTACAAGGGCGCACTATCTATCCTTCAG contains:
- a CDS encoding DEAD/DEAH box helicase, which gives rise to MKFSLKDYQRDAVIQVLDNLERAKRKYHEDHKETSFTLTATTGAGKTVMAAAAIEALFYGNDELDFDPDPGAVVIWFSDDPNLNDQTRMRLMQASEKLDHSRLVTIEYPFSMPQLEAGKVYFLNTGKLTANSRLTQKAARARAVEATGQSSFLAPDDLAWTIWETLANTIDDDGLSVYLVIDEAHRGFNTRASRDKPTIVKGLVDGTETGLPIPVVWGISATSKHFDEAMSEADLAAEREQLPAVTVDPARVQASGLIKDKIVLDIPAEAGNLATALASHAAQKLKHSADRWGKYLEAQAKLPGEKSPEAVVPLLVMQIPNDAAEEHLDEVGLWLDTIAAGLGDISSIHVRHVLGDHRTMTFGSWDVEWIEPQRVQEATQVRVLIAKDAISTGWDCPRAEVLLSFRPARDHTHIAQLLGRMVRTPLARRIPGDERLNSVDCILPHFDRTTAGNVAKFLTGLIDEMPGGPTIEVLLDGRELAPNPHVPAAVWERLDALPSYVVPQRGARPVKQLVSLAQALAADGLKGGAIKSVEKQMHITLDGFAERYDGQLRNAEVEVRTVRGMSIAGRFGGDKLTYADFTIRADERAIRVAFEDAKRAFGADIAQSYVDHLAGEDDPDADDDGLRGAYVRAAALATIAIVREKVDVAAKDLVDEWFADHRVALLGLSDERREVYDEIRAQAVEPQLQPLHRPRNRMADFKELDGDQIRDADTIDKHLMSDEAGWYPITKLNDWEKAVIQKEVARLDCVGWYRNPSVSSADSLGVTYRDGVGNWRAMHPDFMLFNDVNGQIKPSIVDPHSTHLDDALVKLRGLAGYAQTHANDFHRIDSIANGTGGELRVLDLKDEAVRDSVMHSKLSAAEIFAAQGRKYA